In Syntrophorhabdaceae bacterium, the genomic stretch GATAGCGTGGGCCACGGTCTCGCCGATCTCAACGGGGTTTCTCACCACCGTAATTCCCGCCTCTTTAAGCGCCTCTATCTTAGAAGCGGCATCGCCCTTGCCGTTAGACACGACCGCTCCGGCGTGTCCCATGCGCCTCCCCGGCGGAGCGGTGAGGCCAGCGATGAAAGCAACTACCGGCTTTGTGATGTGCCCTTTGCAATAGATAGCTGCATCTTCTTCAGCGTTCCCCCCGATCTCACCGATAAGGACGACAGCCTCGGTGTCTTGATCTCGTTCAAACATCTCAAGAAGATCGACGAAGGAGAGCCCCACGATGGGATCGCCCCCTATGCCTACCGAGGTCGATTGACCGATCCCCATGCTCGTCAACTGGTCCACCACTTCATAGGTAAGGGTGCCACTCCTTGACATTATGCCAACCTTTCCGGGCATGTGGATGTATCCGGCCATTACACCTATTTTGCATTGCCCAGGAGAAATGATGCCGGGGGTGTTGGGGCCGATAAGGATCGTCTGTCTCGTCCTCACATACTGCTTCGTCACGACCATATCAAGTGTGGGTATCCCTTCGGTAAGACAGACGACCGTTTTAAGGCCCGACTCGACGGCCTCCATGATGGCATCTGCCGCGTATTGAGGGGGCACGAATATGGCAGAGGCGTCCGCTCCGGTTGAGAGCGCAGCGTCACGGACCGTATTGTACACGGGTATCCCCAGGATAGTGGACCCCCCCTTGCCCGGCGTGACTCCGGCCACGACCTTTGTGCCGTACTCCACCATTTGTTTTGTGTGGAACGCGCCCTCGCTGCCCGTAATGCCCTGGACCATGAGTCGTGT encodes the following:
- the sucD gene encoding succinate--CoA ligase subunit alpha; the protein is MSILVDNGTRLMVQGITGSEGAFHTKQMVEYGTKVVAGVTPGKGGSTILGIPVYNTVRDAALSTGADASAIFVPPQYAADAIMEAVESGLKTVVCLTEGIPTLDMVVTKQYVRTRQTILIGPNTPGIISPGQCKIGVMAGYIHMPGKVGIMSRSGTLTYEVVDQLTSMGIGQSTSVGIGGDPIVGLSFVDLLEMFERDQDTEAVVLIGEIGGNAEEDAAIYCKGHITKPVVAFIAGLTAPPGRRMGHAGAVVSNGKGDAASKIEALKEAGITVVRNPVEIGETVAHAIDRFRAR